CTCCATGGTTATGCTCTTAAACTAGGCCATGTTTCATGTCAATCTCTGTGTAAAGGATTGCTCAACTTGTACGCTAAATCTGGAGCTCTCGATTATTGCAACAAACTATTTGGTGAGATGGACCAACGTGATCCCGTCATTTGGAACATTGTCCTCTCTGGTTTGGCTGGATTCCAAAGTCATGAGGCTGAGGTGATGAGGTTGTTCCGTGCAATGCATATGGTGAATGAAGCTAAGCCCAACTCTGTCACCATTGCTATTGTTCTTCCTGTGTGTGCTCGTCTCCGAGATTTAGATGCTGGGAAGAGTGTGCACTCTTATGTGATTAAATCGGGGTTGGAATCACATACCCTTGCAGGAAATGCCTTAATATCAATGTATGCAAAGTGTGGGCTTGTTTGCAGTGATGCATATGCTGCATTTAATAGAATTGAGTTCAAAGATGTGGTTTCATGGAATGCAGTGATTGCAGGGTTTTCCGAGAATAAGTCCACAGAAGAAGCATTCAAATTATTCCATGCAATGCTTAAAGGACCGATACAACCTAATTATGCAACAATTGCAAGTATTCTACCTGTGTGTGCATCATTAGAAGAGAATGCTGGTTACTGGTATGGGAAAGAGGTCCACTGTCATGTTTTGCGAAGAATGGAGCTGGTAGAAGATGTTTCTGTAATCAACTCTCTTATGAGCTTTTACCTGAGGATTGGACAGATGGAAAAAGCAGAATTCTTGTTCAGAAACATGAAATCAAGAGATTTGGTTTCATGGAATGCTAGTATTGCAGGATATGCCTCAAATGGTGAGTGGTTGAAAGCATTAGAGTTATTTTCGGAGCTCATCTCTCTAGAGACGATAAAGCCAGATTCTGTCACCCTTGTTAGTGTTCTTCCCGCTTGTGCCCATGTACATAATTTGCAGGTAGCAAAGGAGATCCATGGCTATATTATCCGACATCCTGCTCTACGTGAGGATACATCAGTTGGAAATGCCCTTCTAAGTTTCTATGCAAAATGCAATTACACACAAGCTGCTCTTCAGACATTCTTAATGATTTCTCGTAAAGACTTGATATCATGGAATGCTATTCTTGATGCCTTTACAGAGAGTGGGTGTGAAACTCACCTTGGCAACCTATTACACTGGATGCTAAGGGAAGGAATAAGACCTGACTCCATTACTATCTTAACTATAATTCAGTATTATGCTGCTGTTTCCAGAGTCAAAAAGGTTAAAGAAACCCATAGCTATTCAATTAGATTTGGTCTTTTGCAGGGTGATGCTGGACCTACTCTTGGAAATGGGATGCTCGACGCATATGCCAAATGTGGCAACATGAAATATGCAGTCAATATTTTTGGGAGTTTGTCAGAGAAACGGAATGTGGTCACTTGCAATTCAATGATCTCAGGTTATGTGAATAGTTGCTCTCATGATGATGCCTATGCAATATTCAATACAATGTCTGAAACTGATTTAACTACTTGGAATTTAATGGTTCGAGTTTACGCTGAAAATGATTTTCCTGATCAAGCTCTGAGTCTTTTCCATGAGCTCCAAGTTCAAGGGATGAAGCCTGACATAGTGACTATCATGAGCATCCTTCCAGCTTGTGCTCATATGGCCTCAGTCCACATGCTGAGGCAGTGTCATGGGTATGTAATTAGAGCTTGTTTCAATGATGTTCGCTTGAATGGAGCTTTCATAGATATGTACTCAAAATGTGGAAGCGTATTTGGTGCTTATAAGCTTTTTTTGTCAAGCCCTCTGAAAGATCTGGTCATGTTTACAGCCATGGTTGGTGGGTTCGCAATGCATGGCATGGGAGAGGAAGCACTCAGGATTTTCTCTTATATGCTTGAGTTGGGTGTGAAGCCGGATCATGTTATCATTACCGCAGTCTTGTTTGCCTGCAGTCATGCAGGCCTAGTAGATGAAGGGTGGAAGATCTTTAACTCAATTGAGAAGGTCCATGGCTTCCAACCCACCATGGAACAGTATGCTTGTGTTGTGGATCTTCTTGCTCGAGGAGGCCGAATTAAGGATGCTTACACTTTTGTGACCAGGATGCCAATTGAAGCTAATGCAAACATATGGGGAACATTGCTGGGAGCTTGTAGGACTCACCATGAGGTTGAATTAGGAAGAGTAGTGGCTGATCATCTCTTTAAGATCGAATCTGACAATATCGGGAACTATGTAGTGATGTCTAACCTATATGCAGCAGATGCTAGATGGGATGGCGTCATGGAGATACGGAGGCTGATGCGGACCAGAGAGTTGAAAAAGCCTGCTGGGTGCAGCTGGATTGAAGTGGGGAGGAGGAAGAATGTATTCATAGCTGGGGATTCTTCCCACCCACAAA
Above is a genomic segment from Vitis riparia cultivar Riparia Gloire de Montpellier isolate 1030 chromosome 7, EGFV_Vit.rip_1.0, whole genome shotgun sequence containing:
- the LOC117917832 gene encoding putative pentatricopeptide repeat-containing protein At5g08490 isoform X2, with product MRHDEALSLFLERVRCSVGYKPNGQVLAALLKSCVAISAIRFGSVLHGYALKLGHVSCQSLCKGLLNLYAKSGALDYCNKLFGEMDQRDPVIWNIVLSGLAGFQSHEAEVMRLFRAMHMVNEAKPNSVTIAIVLPVCARLRDLDAGKSVHSYVIKSGLESHTLAGNALISMYAKCGLVCSDAYAAFNRIEFKDVVSWNAVIAGFSENKSTEEAFKLFHAMLKGPIQPNYATIASILPVCASLEENAGYWYGKEVHCHVLRRMELVEDVSVINSLMSFYLRIGQMEKAEFLFRNMKSRDLVSWNASIAGYASNGEWLKALELFSELISLETIKPDSVTLVSVLPACAHVHNLQVAKEIHGYIIRHPALREDTSVGNALLSFYAKCNYTQAALQTFLMISRKDLISWNAILDAFTESGCETHLGNLLHWMLREGIRPDSITILTIIQYYAAVSRVKKVKETHSYSIRFGLLQGDAGPTLGNGMLDAYAKCGNMKYAVNIFGSLSEKRNVVTCNSMISGYVNSCSHDDAYAIFNTMSETDLTTWNLMVRVYAENDFPDQALSLFHELQVQGMKPDIVTIMSILPACAHMASVHMLRQCHGYVIRACFNDVRLNGAFIDMYSKCGSVFGAYKLFLSSPLKDLVMFTAMVGGFAMHGMGEEALRIFSYMLELGVKPDHVIITAVLFACSHAGLVDEGWKIFNSIEKVHGFQPTMEQYACVVDLLARGGRIKDAYTFVTRMPIEANANIWGTLLGACRTHHEVELGRVVADHLFKIESDNIGNYVVMSNLYAADARWDGVMEIRRLMRTRELKKPAGCSWIEVGRRKNVFIAGDSSHPQRSIIYRTLSTLDQLMKEPFHF
- the LOC117917832 gene encoding putative pentatricopeptide repeat-containing protein At5g08490 isoform X4, with translation MHTTCLMICLNHDCLTSRHDEALSLFLERVRCSVGYKPNGQVLAALLKSCVAISAIRFGSVLHGYALKLGHVSCQSLCKGLLNLYAKSGALDYCNKLFGEMDQRDPVIWNIVLSGLAGFQSHEAEVMRLFRAMHMVNEAKPNSVTIAIVLPVCARLRDLDAGKSVHSYVIKSGLESHTLAGNALISMYAKCGLVCSDAYAAFNRIEFKDVVSWNAVIAGFSENKSTEEAFKLFHAMLKGPIQPNYATIASILPVCASLEENAGYWYGKEVHCHVLRRMELVEDVSVINSLMSFYLRIGQMEKAEFLFRNMKSRDLVSWNASIAGYASNGEWLKALELFSELISLETIKPDSVTLVSVLPACAHVHNLQVAKEIHGYIIRHPALREDTSVGNALLSFYAKCNYTQAALQTFLMISRKDLISWNAILDAFTESGCETHLGNLLHWMLREGIRPDSITILTIIQYYAAVSRVKKVKETHSYSIRFGLLQGDAGPTLGNGMLDAYAKCGNMKYAVNIFGSLSEKRNVVTCNSMISGYVNSCSHDDAYAIFNTMSETDLTTWNLMVRVYAENDFPDQALSLFHELQVQGMKPDIVTIMSILPACAHMASVHMLRQCHGYVIRACFNDVRLNGAFIDMYSKCGSVFGAYKLFLSSPLKDLVMFTAMVGGFAMHGMGEEALRIFSYMLELGVKPDHVIITAVLFACSHAGLVDEGWKIFNSIEKVHGFQPTMEQYACVVDLLARGGRIKDAYTFVTRMPIEANANIWGTLLGACRTHHEMLDGMASWRYGG
- the LOC117917832 gene encoding putative pentatricopeptide repeat-containing protein At5g08490 isoform X3, whose amino-acid sequence is MHTTCLMICLNHDCLTSRHDEALSLFLERVRCSVGYKPNGQVLAALLKSCVAISAIRFGSVLHGYALKLGHVSCQSLCKGLLNLYAKSGALDYCNKLFGEMDQRDPVIWNIVLSGLAGFQSHEAEVMRLFRAMHMVNEAKPNSVTIAIVLPVCARLRDLDAGKSVHSYVIKSGLESHTLAGNALISMYAKCGLVCSDAYAAFNRIEFKDVVSWNAVIAGFSENKSTEEAFKLFHAMLKGPIQPNYATIASILPVCASLEENAGYWYGKEVHCHVLRRMELVEDVSVINSLMSFYLRIGQMEKAEFLFRNMKSRDLVSWNASIAGYASNGEWLKALELFSELISLETIKPDSVTLVSVLPACAHVHNLQVAKEIHGYIIRHPALREDTSVGNALLSFYAKCNYTQAALQTFLMISRKDLISWNAILDAFTESGCETHLGNLLHWMLREGIRPDSITILTIIQYYAAVSRVKKVKETHSYSIRFGLLQGDAGPTLGNGMLDAYAKCGNMKYAVNIFGSLSEKRNVVTCNSMISALSLFHELQVQGMKPDIVTIMSILPACAHMASVHMLRQCHGYVIRACFNDVRLNGAFIDMYSKCGSVFGAYKLFLSSPLKDLVMFTAMVGGFAMHGMGEEALRIFSYMLELGVKPDHVIITAVLFACSHAGLVDEGWKIFNSIEKVHGFQPTMEQYACVVDLLARGGRIKDAYTFVTRMPIEANANIWGTLLGACRTHHEVELGRVVADHLFKIESDNIGNYVVMSNLYAADARWDGVMEIRRLMRTRELKKPAGCSWIEVGRRKNVFIAGDSSHPQRSIIYRTLSTLDQLMKEPFHF
- the LOC117917832 gene encoding putative pentatricopeptide repeat-containing protein At5g08490 isoform X1, yielding MHTTCLMICLNHDCLTSRHDEALSLFLERVRCSVGYKPNGQVLAALLKSCVAISAIRFGSVLHGYALKLGHVSCQSLCKGLLNLYAKSGALDYCNKLFGEMDQRDPVIWNIVLSGLAGFQSHEAEVMRLFRAMHMVNEAKPNSVTIAIVLPVCARLRDLDAGKSVHSYVIKSGLESHTLAGNALISMYAKCGLVCSDAYAAFNRIEFKDVVSWNAVIAGFSENKSTEEAFKLFHAMLKGPIQPNYATIASILPVCASLEENAGYWYGKEVHCHVLRRMELVEDVSVINSLMSFYLRIGQMEKAEFLFRNMKSRDLVSWNASIAGYASNGEWLKALELFSELISLETIKPDSVTLVSVLPACAHVHNLQVAKEIHGYIIRHPALREDTSVGNALLSFYAKCNYTQAALQTFLMISRKDLISWNAILDAFTESGCETHLGNLLHWMLREGIRPDSITILTIIQYYAAVSRVKKVKETHSYSIRFGLLQGDAGPTLGNGMLDAYAKCGNMKYAVNIFGSLSEKRNVVTCNSMISGYVNSCSHDDAYAIFNTMSETDLTTWNLMVRVYAENDFPDQALSLFHELQVQGMKPDIVTIMSILPACAHMASVHMLRQCHGYVIRACFNDVRLNGAFIDMYSKCGSVFGAYKLFLSSPLKDLVMFTAMVGGFAMHGMGEEALRIFSYMLELGVKPDHVIITAVLFACSHAGLVDEGWKIFNSIEKVHGFQPTMEQYACVVDLLARGGRIKDAYTFVTRMPIEANANIWGTLLGACRTHHEVELGRVVADHLFKIESDNIGNYVVMSNLYAADARWDGVMEIRRLMRTRELKKPAGCSWIEVGRRKNVFIAGDSSHPQRSIIYRTLSTLDQLMKEPFHF